A DNA window from Bradyrhizobium barranii subsp. barranii contains the following coding sequences:
- a CDS encoding DEAD/DEAH box helicase: MSFSNLGLSEKVLAAVAATGYTTPTPIQEQAIPHVLARKDVLGIAQTGTGKTAAFVLPMLTILEKGRARARMPRTLILEPTRELAAQVKENFDRYGAGQKLNVALLIGGVSFGDQDAKLTRGVDVLIATPGRLLDHTERGGLLLTGVELLVIDEADRMLDMGFIPDIERVCKLVPFTRQTLFFTATMPPEIRRITETFLHNPQKVEVSKPATTAVTVTQCQVPAGREAHEKRELLRRLLREAKDLQNAIIFCNRKREVAVVHKSLQKHGFSVGALHGDMDQSARTAALEQFRKGELPLLVASDVAARGLDIPEVSHVFNFDVPHHPDDYVHRVGRTGRAGRAGMAISLVTPLDQKSMVAIEKLIGQSIPRAEGDFEVPADAGEQSARSREPRGRDRERSRGGRGKPQRGRDRERSHEPREPRGEARPSAETQPAPEARPAREPRPAREARPPREAKQSSEPRGGSRQQANPSHVPSIGRPEPRRQREADTEPGDHSHLPAFLLRPVRSPAGA, encoded by the coding sequence ATGTCCTTTTCAAATCTCGGACTGTCCGAAAAAGTCCTCGCCGCAGTGGCGGCCACCGGTTACACCACCCCCACCCCCATTCAGGAACAGGCGATCCCCCACGTCCTCGCACGCAAGGATGTGCTCGGCATCGCCCAGACCGGCACCGGCAAGACCGCGGCCTTCGTGCTGCCGATGCTCACCATCCTCGAAAAGGGTCGCGCCCGCGCGCGCATGCCGCGCACGCTGATCCTGGAGCCTACCCGCGAACTCGCGGCGCAGGTGAAGGAAAACTTCGACCGCTACGGCGCCGGCCAGAAGCTCAACGTCGCCCTGCTGATCGGCGGCGTTTCCTTCGGCGACCAGGATGCCAAGCTGACGCGCGGCGTCGACGTGCTGATCGCCACCCCCGGCCGCCTGCTCGACCACACCGAGCGCGGCGGGCTCCTGCTCACCGGCGTGGAGCTGCTCGTCATCGACGAAGCCGACCGCATGCTGGACATGGGCTTCATTCCTGACATCGAGCGCGTCTGCAAGCTCGTCCCGTTCACGCGGCAAACCCTGTTCTTCACCGCGACCATGCCGCCGGAAATCCGGCGCATCACCGAGACCTTCCTGCATAATCCGCAGAAGGTCGAGGTCTCCAAGCCCGCCACCACCGCCGTGACCGTCACGCAGTGTCAGGTCCCGGCCGGGCGCGAGGCGCATGAGAAGCGTGAATTGCTGCGACGCCTGCTGCGCGAGGCCAAGGATCTCCAGAACGCGATCATCTTCTGCAATCGCAAGCGCGAGGTCGCCGTCGTTCACAAATCACTGCAAAAGCATGGTTTCAGCGTCGGCGCCCTGCATGGCGACATGGACCAGTCGGCCCGCACGGCGGCGCTCGAACAGTTCCGCAAGGGCGAACTGCCGCTGCTGGTCGCCTCCGATGTTGCCGCCCGCGGCCTCGACATCCCTGAGGTCAGCCACGTCTTCAATTTCGACGTCCCCCACCACCCCGACGACTATGTTCACCGCGTCGGCCGCACCGGCCGCGCCGGCCGCGCCGGCATGGCGATCTCGCTCGTGACGCCGCTCGACCAGAAGTCGATGGTGGCAATCGAGAAGCTGATCGGCCAGAGCATTCCGCGCGCCGAGGGCGATTTCGAAGTGCCCGCGGACGCAGGCGAGCAGAGCGCACGTTCGCGCGAACCGCGCGGGCGCGACCGTGAACGTTCCCGCGGCGGACGCGGCAAGCCGCAGCGTGGCCGCGATCGTGAGCGCAGCCACGAGCCCCGCGAACCGCGCGGCGAGGCGAGGCCTTCCGCAGAGACACAGCCCGCTCCTGAAGCGAGACCTGCACGTGAGCCGAGGCCCGCACGGGAGGCGAGGCCTCCGCGTGAAGCGAAGCAATCATCCGAGCCGCGCGGTGGATCGCGCCAGCAAGCCAATCCATCGCATGTGCCGTCGATCGGCCGCCCCGAGCCGCGCCGCCAGCGCGAGGCCGATACCGAGCCCGGCGATCACTCGCACCTTCCGGCGTTTCTGCTCCGGCCAGTGCGTTCTCCCGCCGGCGCTTGA
- the sufB gene encoding Fe-S cluster assembly protein SufB codes for MPAVQETVERVKRIDVDQYRYGFETLIESDKAPKGLSEETVKFISEKKNEPAWMLQWRLEAYRRWLTMTEPTWARVDYPKIDFQDLYYYAAPKPKKTVTSLDEIDPEILKTYEKLGIPLREVAMLEGVEPKPGDQDPARRKIAVDAVFDSVSVATTFKAELKKAGVIFMPISEAIREHPELVQKYLGSVVPTSDNFYATLNSAVFSDGSFVYVPPGVRCPMELSTYFRINERNTGQFERTLIIADKGSYVSYLEGCTAPQRDENQLHAAVVELVAHDDAEIKYSTVQNWYPGNSEGKGGIYNFVTKRGDCRGDRSKISWTQVETGSAITWKYPSCILRGDNSSGEFYSIAISNGFQQVDSGTKMIHLGKNTSSRIISKGIAAGKSQNTYRGLVTAHRKATGARNFTACDSLLIGDKCGAHTVPYIEAKNSSATFEHEATTSKISEDVLFYCIQRGLTQEEAVGLVVNGFVKDVLQQLPMEFAVEAQKLISISLEGSVG; via the coding sequence ATGCCAGCCGTGCAAGAGACGGTCGAGCGCGTGAAGCGCATCGACGTCGATCAGTATCGTTATGGGTTTGAAACCCTGATCGAGTCCGACAAGGCCCCCAAGGGACTGTCGGAAGAGACCGTCAAGTTCATCTCCGAGAAGAAGAACGAACCCGCCTGGATGCTCCAGTGGCGGCTCGAGGCCTATCGGCGCTGGCTGACCATGACTGAGCCGACCTGGGCGCGCGTCGACTATCCCAAGATCGACTTCCAGGACCTCTATTATTACGCGGCGCCGAAGCCGAAGAAGACGGTCACCTCGCTCGACGAGATCGACCCCGAAATTCTGAAGACCTACGAGAAGCTCGGCATTCCCCTGCGGGAAGTCGCGATGCTCGAGGGCGTCGAGCCGAAGCCCGGCGATCAGGATCCGGCCCGGCGCAAGATCGCGGTCGACGCGGTGTTCGATTCGGTCTCGGTTGCGACGACCTTCAAGGCCGAGCTGAAGAAGGCCGGCGTGATCTTCATGCCGATCTCGGAGGCGATCCGCGAGCATCCCGAGCTGGTGCAGAAATATCTGGGATCGGTGGTTCCGACCTCGGACAATTTCTACGCGACGCTGAACTCGGCCGTGTTCTCCGATGGCTCGTTCGTCTACGTGCCGCCGGGCGTGCGCTGCCCGATGGAGCTGTCGACCTATTTCCGCATCAACGAGCGCAACACCGGCCAGTTTGAGCGCACGCTGATCATCGCCGACAAGGGCTCCTACGTCTCCTATCTCGAAGGCTGCACCGCGCCGCAGCGCGACGAGAACCAGCTGCACGCCGCCGTGGTCGAGCTCGTTGCGCACGATGATGCCGAGATCAAATACTCGACGGTGCAGAACTGGTATCCCGGCAATTCGGAAGGCAAGGGCGGCATCTACAATTTCGTCACCAAGCGTGGCGACTGCCGTGGCGATCGGTCCAAGATTTCCTGGACCCAGGTCGAGACCGGCTCCGCCATCACCTGGAAGTACCCGAGCTGCATCCTGCGTGGCGACAATTCCAGCGGTGAGTTCTACTCGATCGCGATCTCGAACGGTTTCCAGCAGGTCGATTCGGGCACCAAGATGATCCACCTCGGCAAGAACACGTCGAGCCGGATCATCTCGAAGGGCATCGCCGCCGGCAAGTCGCAGAACACCTATCGCGGGCTCGTCACCGCGCACCGGAAAGCGACCGGCGCGCGCAACTTCACGGCGTGCGATTCCCTGTTGATCGGTGACAAATGCGGCGCGCACACCGTGCCGTATATCGAGGCCAAAAACTCCTCGGCGACGTTCGAGCACGAGGCGACGACCTCGAAGATCTCCGAGGACGTGCTGTTCTATTGCATCCAGCGCGGCCTCACCCAGGAAGAAGCCGTCGGCCTCGTCGTCAACGGTTTCGTCAAGGACGTGCTTCAGCAGCTGCCGATGGAATTCGCGGTGGAAGCGCAGAAGCTGATCTCGATCTCGCTCGAAGGGTCGGTCGGCTAA
- the fabA gene encoding bifunctional 3-hydroxydecanoyl-ACP dehydratase/trans-2-decenoyl-ACP isomerase yields MPNPHDFHTPQPSYTRDELLRSSDGGYFGPGNAQLPAPPMLMMDRITEISLDGGEFGKGHIVGELDIVPGHWFFDCHYRGDAMMPGSLGLDAMWQMIGYWLGWSGSPGKGRAIGVGEVEATGLVAPETRRVRYEVAMRMVRRGKLVLGIADGRVLADGVGVFMAKDMRVGLTKAVD; encoded by the coding sequence TTGCCCAATCCCCATGACTTTCACACACCGCAGCCGTCGTACACCAGGGATGAACTGCTGAGATCGAGCGACGGCGGCTATTTCGGCCCGGGCAACGCGCAATTGCCGGCCCCGCCGATGCTCATGATGGATCGCATCACTGAGATCAGCCTGGACGGCGGCGAGTTCGGCAAGGGCCACATCGTCGGCGAGCTCGATATTGTGCCCGGCCACTGGTTCTTCGATTGCCACTATCGCGGTGACGCGATGATGCCGGGAAGCCTCGGCCTGGATGCGATGTGGCAGATGATCGGCTACTGGCTTGGCTGGTCGGGCTCACCGGGCAAGGGCCGCGCCATCGGCGTCGGCGAGGTCGAGGCTACGGGATTGGTCGCACCGGAGACGCGACGCGTGCGCTACGAGGTCGCCATGCGCATGGTCCGGCGCGGCAAGCTGGTGCTCGGAATTGCCGACGGTCGCGTGCTGGCCGACGGTGTCGGTGTCTTCATGGCCAAGGACATGAGGGTCGGACTGACCAAGGCGGTGGACTGA
- a CDS encoding TfoX/Sxy family protein encodes MDREFLSDLFADFGPVTIRKMFSGYGISADGINFALALRAGLFFRADEVTIPGFEAEGSKPFQYSTRAKTVLVNSYWELPARLFDDSEELAQWARAALAAAQRAKVKKRPKGKKAVAPKKVVKKPPAKKQAAKKAVRRVGKATRPP; translated from the coding sequence ATGGACCGCGAATTCCTGAGCGACCTGTTCGCCGATTTCGGCCCCGTCACCATCCGAAAAATGTTCTCCGGCTACGGCATCTCCGCCGACGGCATCAACTTCGCGCTCGCCTTGCGCGCGGGCCTGTTCTTCCGCGCCGACGAGGTCACCATCCCGGGCTTCGAAGCGGAAGGCTCGAAGCCGTTCCAGTACTCGACCCGCGCCAAAACCGTGCTGGTGAATTCCTATTGGGAACTGCCGGCGCGCCTGTTCGACGATTCCGAGGAGCTTGCGCAATGGGCGAGGGCAGCGCTAGCCGCCGCCCAGCGCGCCAAGGTGAAGAAGCGGCCGAAGGGGAAGAAGGCGGTGGCGCCGAAGAAGGTCGTGAAGAAGCCGCCGGCGAAGAAACAGGCAGCCAAGAAGGCGGTTCGTAGGGTGGGCAAAGCGACTCGTCCGCCGTAG
- a CDS encoding caspase family protein yields MTRRVFRILAALGLAVSLSGFALPAQAEKRVALVVGNNDYRNVPKLLKAVNDARTMGDTLKQLGFSVMVAENQSRQQFSETLLAFDRTIEPGDTAFFFYAGHGFEIAGQNYLLPTDVPAATEGQEELVRDASILADRIVERLQNKKARTSILVFDACRNNPFERKGTRAVAGGGGLAPMVQLPEGVFSVFSAGPRQTALDRLSNDDANPNSVFTRTFAKELLQPGENLVQVAQRTRRLVSEMADTVKHRQVPVYFDQMVDDVFLSGVAKDATAAARPADPPPQKLAALPPVSVPRVPKEETTNAPIASFSRHNGGWSVVFSFADPTLGISWRMAGNGDFRETGFIDTLDPRTRKRMPNPSIELPPDAQAGTIEVRYVDQSGDMQGPFPIRFDPEAALIRDQRKILDMTATSWLSFREFNGLLVYYTHLVSYRCAIREVRIGIDTAVPNQVLKMPGCDMRDPSAISAGMPLYMKLAPATQFVSVELTYRDGSVSEIKSFRAANRNNN; encoded by the coding sequence ATGACGCGTCGGGTTTTCAGAATTCTGGCGGCCCTTGGCCTTGCGGTGAGCCTGAGCGGCTTCGCGCTGCCCGCACAAGCCGAGAAACGCGTTGCGCTCGTCGTCGGCAACAACGACTACAGGAACGTCCCCAAGCTCCTCAAGGCGGTCAACGACGCCCGCACCATGGGCGATACGCTGAAGCAGCTCGGCTTCTCGGTGATGGTCGCCGAGAACCAGAGCCGGCAGCAATTCTCCGAGACGCTGCTCGCCTTCGACAGGACGATCGAGCCCGGCGACACCGCATTCTTCTTCTACGCCGGCCACGGCTTCGAGATCGCGGGCCAGAACTACCTGCTGCCGACTGACGTACCGGCGGCGACCGAAGGGCAGGAAGAGCTGGTGCGCGACGCTTCCATCCTGGCCGACCGCATCGTCGAGCGCCTTCAGAACAAGAAGGCGCGGACGTCGATCCTCGTGTTCGACGCCTGCCGCAACAACCCGTTCGAGCGCAAAGGCACCCGCGCGGTCGCCGGCGGCGGCGGCCTCGCGCCGATGGTGCAGCTGCCCGAAGGCGTGTTCTCTGTGTTCTCCGCGGGTCCCCGCCAGACCGCGCTCGATCGTCTCTCCAACGACGACGCCAATCCCAATTCGGTGTTCACACGCACCTTCGCCAAGGAGCTTCTCCAGCCCGGCGAGAACCTGGTGCAGGTGGCGCAGCGGACCCGCCGTCTCGTCAGCGAGATGGCCGACACCGTCAAGCACAGACAGGTGCCGGTCTATTTCGACCAGATGGTCGACGACGTCTTCCTCAGCGGCGTTGCCAAGGACGCCACCGCCGCTGCGCGCCCGGCCGATCCGCCGCCGCAGAAGCTCGCGGCTCTCCCGCCGGTGTCGGTACCGCGCGTGCCGAAGGAAGAAACCACCAACGCGCCGATCGCCAGCTTCTCGCGGCACAATGGCGGCTGGAGCGTGGTGTTCTCCTTCGCCGACCCGACGCTCGGCATTTCCTGGCGCATGGCCGGCAATGGCGATTTCCGCGAGACCGGCTTCATCGACACGCTCGATCCGCGCACGCGCAAGCGGATGCCGAACCCGTCGATCGAATTGCCGCCGGATGCGCAGGCCGGCACCATCGAGGTCCGCTATGTCGATCAGTCCGGCGACATGCAGGGGCCATTCCCGATCAGGTTCGATCCCGAGGCCGCGCTGATCCGCGACCAGCGCAAGATTCTCGACATGACCGCGACGAGCTGGCTGTCGTTCCGCGAGTTCAACGGGCTGCTCGTCTATTACACGCACCTCGTGTCCTACCGTTGCGCCATCCGCGAGGTGCGCATCGGCATCGACACCGCCGTTCCGAACCAGGTGTTGAAGATGCCGGGCTGCGACATGCGCGATCCCAGCGCGATCAGCGCCGGCATGCCGCTCTACATGAAGCTTGCCCCGGCGACGCAGTTCGTCTCGGTGGAACTGACCTACCGCGACGGCAGCGTGTCGGAAATCAAGAGTTTTCGGGCCGCGAACCGCAACAACAACTGA
- a CDS encoding helix-turn-helix domain-containing protein, with the protein MYRWCTDEVEPHDRFDYWREVRSKGLFGVTAELERERRADFYGEFSLRQLGGGGLVELKASHYTVERSNSDIAYAPGDSICVYQQLGSGGWFGGMRTGDFAIANGSFATSHTDQPYRTAPLGAGGFHLRILKIPVSRLSTQDRRMRELAPRTFSDPGLAPLLGACFADLDEAAAGDNGATDATSVAQTSLDQASLDQASLVQALAHLALIERGIVRPGSRRGQAALRTARLSQARRLIARHLQDPGLAPTMVADQLGVSVRHLHMLFEAAAKSFSQTVTDERLKQSRRLMREAPDRLIADIATSCGFESLATYYRVFNAAYGMAPGDFRARGPEGR; encoded by the coding sequence GTGTATCGATGGTGTACTGACGAGGTCGAGCCGCATGACCGGTTCGACTATTGGCGCGAGGTCCGGTCCAAGGGCCTGTTCGGCGTCACCGCTGAACTCGAGCGCGAACGCCGCGCGGACTTCTACGGCGAATTCTCGCTGCGCCAGCTCGGCGGCGGTGGCCTCGTCGAGCTGAAGGCGTCGCACTACACGGTCGAGCGCAGCAACTCCGACATCGCCTACGCGCCCGGCGACAGCATCTGCGTCTATCAGCAGCTCGGCAGCGGCGGCTGGTTCGGCGGCATGCGCACCGGTGACTTTGCGATCGCCAACGGCAGCTTTGCCACCAGCCATACCGACCAGCCTTATCGCACCGCGCCGCTCGGCGCAGGCGGCTTCCACCTGCGCATCCTGAAGATCCCCGTGAGCAGGCTCTCCACGCAGGACAGGCGCATGCGCGAGCTTGCGCCCCGGACCTTCAGCGATCCCGGCCTGGCGCCCCTGCTCGGCGCCTGCTTCGCCGACCTCGATGAGGCCGCCGCAGGCGATAACGGCGCCACTGATGCGACCTCAGTCGCCCAGACCTCCTTGGATCAGGCCTCCTTGGATCAAGCCTCGCTCGTCCAGGCCTTGGCCCATCTGGCGCTGATCGAGCGCGGCATCGTGCGGCCCGGCAGCCGCCGTGGGCAGGCCGCGCTACGGACCGCCCGGCTCTCGCAGGCGCGGCGCCTGATCGCGCGCCATCTGCAAGACCCCGGTCTGGCGCCGACGATGGTGGCCGACCAGCTCGGCGTGTCCGTGCGTCACCTGCACATGCTGTTCGAAGCCGCGGCGAAGAGCTTTTCGCAGACCGTGACGGACGAACGCCTGAAACAGAGCCGCCGCCTGATGCGCGAGGCGCCGGACCGGCTGATCGCTGATATCGCGACCTCCTGCGGCTTCGAGAGCCTGGCGACCTATTACCGGGTCTTCAACGCCGCCTACGGAATGGCCCCCGGCGATTTCCGGGCCCGGGGCCCGGAAGGGCGTTAG
- a CDS encoding HesB/IscA family protein, which translates to MTQISSGPTPASTPKPRRPRPQVMRLTDAAAQRISELTSRADSEIVGLRVGVKNGGCAGQSYTVEYAHDVRPTDEVVEDKGVKILVDPKAVLFLLGTEMDYKADKMQAQFVFNNPNQVSACGCGESVELRPAKIDG; encoded by the coding sequence ATGACACAGATATCGTCCGGCCCAACACCAGCATCCACTCCGAAACCGCGGCGCCCGCGTCCGCAGGTGATGCGGCTGACCGATGCCGCCGCCCAGCGCATCAGCGAGCTGACGAGCCGCGCCGATTCCGAGATCGTGGGCCTGCGCGTCGGCGTGAAGAACGGCGGCTGTGCCGGCCAGTCCTATACGGTCGAATACGCCCATGATGTCCGCCCGACCGACGAGGTCGTCGAGGACAAGGGCGTCAAGATCCTGGTCGATCCCAAGGCCGTGCTGTTCCTGCTCGGCACCGAGATGGACTACAAGGCCGACAAGATGCAGGCCCAGTTCGTCTTCAACAACCCCAACCAGGTCTCCGCCTGCGGCTGCGGCGAATCGGTCGAGCTGCGGCCCGCGAAGATCGACGGGTAA
- the sufC gene encoding Fe-S cluster assembly ATPase SufC codes for MALLEVKDLKVRVEEREILHGLTLTVNEGEVHAIMGPNGSGKSTLSHVIAGKPGYEVTDGQILFKGEDLLEMDPNERAAKGVFLAFQYPVEIPGVATMTFLRTALNAQRKARGESEYSTPDFLRKVREVSKSLNIPQDMLKRGVNVGFSGGEKKRNEVLQMALFEPSLCILDEMDSGLDIDALRIAADGVNALRSPKRAMVVITHYQRLLNYIVPDVVHVMSKGRVVKSGGKDLALELEASGYAQFEDAA; via the coding sequence ATGGCTTTGCTTGAAGTGAAGGATTTGAAGGTTCGTGTCGAGGAGCGTGAGATCCTCCACGGGCTGACGCTGACCGTGAACGAGGGCGAGGTTCACGCGATCATGGGGCCGAACGGCTCCGGCAAATCGACGCTCTCCCACGTCATCGCCGGCAAGCCCGGCTACGAGGTCACCGACGGCCAGATCCTGTTCAAGGGCGAGGACCTGCTGGAGATGGATCCCAACGAGCGCGCCGCGAAGGGCGTGTTCCTGGCGTTCCAGTATCCGGTCGAGATTCCCGGCGTCGCCACCATGACCTTCCTGCGCACCGCACTGAACGCGCAGCGCAAGGCGCGCGGCGAAAGCGAATATTCGACCCCGGACTTCCTGAGGAAGGTCCGCGAGGTCTCGAAGTCGCTGAACATCCCGCAGGACATGCTCAAGCGCGGCGTCAATGTCGGCTTCTCCGGCGGTGAGAAGAAGCGCAACGAGGTGCTGCAGATGGCGCTGTTCGAGCCGAGCCTGTGCATCCTCGACGAGATGGATTCCGGCCTCGACATCGACGCGCTGCGCATTGCGGCCGACGGCGTCAACGCGCTGCGCTCGCCCAAGCGCGCGATGGTCGTCATCACCCATTATCAGCGGCTGCTGAACTACATCGTGCCCGACGTCGTGCACGTGATGTCGAAGGGCCGTGTCGTGAAGAGCGGCGGCAAGGACTTGGCGCTGGAGCTGGAAGCGTCCGGCTACGCCCAGTTCGAGGATGCCGCGTAA
- a CDS encoding SUF system Fe-S cluster assembly protein codes for MSDTAEIKTNPMETHSALPPEETERLTTEIIAGLKTVFDPEIPADIYELGLIYNVEIKDDRSVDVQMTLTTPNCPAAGELPTMVENAVASVPGVGVVDVKVIWEPAWTPERMSDEARLVLNMW; via the coding sequence ATGAGTGACACGGCCGAAATCAAAACCAATCCGATGGAGACCCATTCGGCGTTGCCGCCGGAGGAGACCGAGCGTCTCACCACCGAGATCATCGCTGGCCTAAAAACTGTGTTCGACCCGGAAATCCCGGCCGACATCTATGAGCTCGGCCTGATCTACAATGTCGAGATCAAGGACGACCGTTCCGTCGACGTCCAGATGACGCTGACGACGCCGAACTGCCCGGCCGCCGGCGAGCTACCGACCATGGTCGAGAACGCGGTCGCCAGCGTCCCCGGCGTCGGCGTGGTCGACGTCAAGGTGATCTGGGAGCCGGCATGGACGCCGGAACGCATGAGCGACGAGGCCCGTCTCGTCCTCAATATGTGGTGA
- a CDS encoding cysteine desulfurase, with the protein MSTHPAVKNGAYDVARVRQDFPALAMQVYGKPLVYLDNAASAQKPSAVLDRMTQAYTSEYANVHRGLHYLANAATEAYEGGRSKVAQFINAPRTEEVIFTRNATEAINLVASSWGEPNIKEGDEIVISIMEHHSNIVPWHFLRERHGAVIKWAPVDDEGNFLIDEFEKLLTSKTKLVAITQMSNALGTIVPIKDVVKIAHARGIPVLVDGSQGAVHLPVDVQDLGCDFYVFTGHKVYGPTGIGILWAKYDHLVAMRPYNGGGEMIREVSRDIVTYGDPPHKFEAGTPAIVEAVGLGAAIDYVNSIGKERIAAHEHDLTTYAQDRLREINSLRLIGTARGKGPVISFELKGAHAHDVATVIDRQGIAVRAGTHCVMPLLERFNVTATCRASFGMYNTREEVDHLAQALLKARDLFS; encoded by the coding sequence ATGAGCACGCATCCCGCAGTCAAGAACGGTGCCTACGACGTCGCACGCGTGCGCCAGGATTTTCCGGCGCTCGCCATGCAGGTCTACGGCAAGCCGCTGGTCTATCTCGACAACGCCGCCTCGGCGCAGAAGCCGAGCGCCGTGCTCGACCGCATGACGCAGGCCTATACGTCCGAATACGCCAACGTGCATCGCGGCCTGCATTACCTCGCCAATGCCGCCACCGAGGCCTATGAGGGCGGTCGCAGCAAGGTTGCGCAGTTCATCAACGCGCCGCGGACCGAAGAGGTCATCTTCACCCGCAACGCGACGGAGGCGATCAACCTCGTCGCGTCGTCCTGGGGCGAACCGAACATCAAAGAGGGCGACGAGATCGTCATCTCGATCATGGAGCACCACTCCAACATCGTGCCGTGGCATTTCCTCAGGGAACGCCATGGCGCCGTGATCAAGTGGGCGCCGGTCGACGACGAGGGTAACTTCCTCATCGACGAGTTCGAGAAGCTGCTGACGTCGAAGACCAAGCTGGTCGCGATCACGCAGATGTCGAACGCGCTTGGCACCATTGTGCCGATCAAGGACGTCGTGAAAATCGCCCACGCCCGCGGCATTCCCGTGCTCGTCGACGGCAGCCAGGGCGCAGTGCATCTGCCTGTCGACGTCCAGGATCTCGGCTGCGATTTCTATGTCTTTACCGGCCACAAGGTCTATGGGCCGACCGGCATCGGCATCCTCTGGGCCAAGTACGACCACCTCGTCGCGATGCGTCCCTATAACGGCGGCGGCGAGATGATCCGCGAGGTCTCGCGCGACATCGTCACCTATGGCGATCCCCCGCACAAGTTCGAGGCCGGCACGCCCGCGATCGTCGAGGCCGTGGGCCTCGGCGCGGCCATCGACTACGTCAATTCGATCGGCAAGGAGCGCATCGCCGCCCACGAGCACGATCTCACCACCTATGCCCAGGACCGGCTGCGCGAGATCAATTCGCTGCGGCTGATCGGCACCGCCCGGGGCAAGGGCCCGGTGATCTCCTTCGAGCTCAAGGGCGCACACGCCCACGACGTCGCCACCGTGATCGACCGCCAGGGCATCGCGGTGCGCGCCGGCACCCATTGCGTGATGCCGCTTTTAGAGCGGTTCAACGTGACGGCCACATGCCGGGCGTCGTTCGGCATGTATAATACGCGGGAAGAAGTCGATCATCTGGCTCAGGCGCTTTTGAAGGCGCGGGATTTGTTCTCATGA
- the sufD gene encoding Fe-S cluster assembly protein SufD, whose product MNVAVAKTGNGRAVSDLFASAEGRLPGPPSVIAVRREAFETYERLGLPHRRIEEWKYTDLRALVGEVLPLATSPDAAALKRAADAVKAHAIEGARKLVLVDGVFAADLSDVKALASEVGLETLREALEKDAGLLKTAATDAVIALNAALATDGVVLSIADGAQLSAPIQIIHIATASSASAFSRSRIAVGNGARATIIESFVAAGAKAYQVYDAVILSVGDNADVAHIRLLDDAPDAVNVTSQFVTVGANTKLNFFNMTTGAAVSRLQGFITMAGEGSDLSVNGVKLLQKTEHGDTTLVVDHAVPNCVSREVFRAVIDDRAHSVFQGRIIVRPDAQKTDGKMMTRALLLSDEAEADNKPELEIFADDVSCGHGATAGALDDSLLFYLKARGLPEKQAQALLIQAFVGEAIEQIADDGLREHVIGIAERWLERRQ is encoded by the coding sequence ATGAACGTTGCTGTGGCAAAGACCGGAAACGGCCGCGCGGTGAGCGATCTCTTCGCCAGCGCCGAAGGCCGCCTGCCGGGTCCGCCTTCTGTGATCGCGGTACGCCGCGAGGCGTTCGAGACCTATGAGCGTCTCGGCCTGCCGCATCGCCGGATCGAGGAATGGAAATACACCGACCTGCGTGCGCTGGTCGGCGAGGTGCTGCCGCTTGCGACTAGCCCCGATGCGGCCGCGCTGAAGCGTGCCGCGGATGCCGTCAAGGCGCATGCGATCGAAGGCGCCCGCAAGCTGGTGCTGGTCGACGGCGTGTTCGCGGCCGATCTCTCCGACGTCAAGGCGCTTGCCTCTGAGGTGGGCCTCGAGACGCTGCGGGAAGCGCTGGAGAAGGACGCAGGTCTCCTGAAGACCGCGGCCACCGATGCCGTGATCGCGCTGAATGCGGCGCTGGCAACCGACGGCGTCGTGTTGTCGATCGCCGACGGTGCGCAGCTGTCCGCGCCGATCCAGATCATCCACATCGCGACCGCTTCGTCCGCGTCGGCTTTCAGCCGTTCGCGGATCGCGGTCGGGAACGGCGCTCGCGCCACCATCATCGAGAGCTTTGTTGCGGCCGGTGCCAAGGCCTACCAGGTCTACGACGCCGTCATCCTCTCGGTCGGCGACAATGCCGACGTCGCGCATATCCGCCTGTTGGACGATGCACCCGACGCAGTGAACGTGACCTCGCAGTTCGTCACGGTCGGCGCGAACACGAAGCTCAATTTCTTCAACATGACGACTGGCGCTGCCGTCAGCCGCCTCCAGGGCTTCATCACGATGGCGGGCGAGGGCAGCGACCTCTCCGTCAACGGCGTGAAACTGCTCCAGAAGACCGAGCACGGCGACACCACGCTGGTGGTCGATCATGCCGTGCCGAACTGCGTCAGCCGCGAGGTCTTCCGCGCGGTGATCGACGATCGCGCCCATTCGGTGTTCCAGGGCCGCATCATCGTCCGTCCCGACGCGCAGAAGACCGACGGCAAGATGATGACCCGCGCGCTGCTGCTTTCGGACGAAGCCGAGGCCGACAACAAGCCGGAGCTCGAGATCTTCGCCGATGACGTCTCCTGCGGCCACGGCGCCACTGCCGGCGCGCTCGACGACAGCCTGCTGTTCTACCTGAAGGCGCGCGGCCTCCCGGAGAAGCAGGCCCAGGCGCTGCTGATCCAGGCTTTCGTGGGTGAGGCGATCGAGCAGATCGCCGATGACGGTTTGCGCGAGCACGTGATCGGTATCGCCGAGCGCTGGCTGGAGCGGCGCCAATGA